CTTGTCCGGCCTCGATTCGACGCTGCGGTTGAGCTGGCTCAGCGCGATGACGGGTATGTTCAGCTCCTTGGCGAGAGCCTTTAACGACCGCGAAATCTCGCTTATCTCCTGCTCGCGCATGTCATATTTGCCCTTGGCGCGCATGAGCTGGAGGTAATCGACGATTACAAGCTTTATCTTGTGCTCCTTGAAGAGCCTTCGCGCCCTGGCGCGAAGCTCGTAGGTGGATATCGCCGGGGTGTCGTCGATGAAGATGGGCGATTCGGCCAGCACTCCGGCGGCCCGGGAGAGCTTGGGCCAGTCTTCGTCGGAGAGCATGCCGCGCCGCAAATTCTGTGAATTTATCCGCGCCTCGGAGGACATGAGGCGCATGACAAGCTGGTCGCGGCTCATTTCAAGGCTGAAAAAGGCCACGGCGTGATTTTCTTTGCCCGAGGCGTGCTGCGCGACGTTGAGGACGAAGGAGGTCTTTCCCATGCCGGGACGGCCCGCGACGATAATAAGGTCGGAGGGCTGGAGTCCGGCGAGGAGGTCGTCGAGTTCGTAAAAACCGGTCGGCACGCCTGTTATCATCTCCTTGCGGGAGTGAAGCTCTTCGAGCTTTTTCAGCGAGCCCTTGACCAGTTCCTTCATGGTGGGCAGGGAGGAGCCCATTTCCTTCGAGGCCACGTCCAGAATCGCCTGCTCGGAGCGGTCGATGTACTCCTCGACGTCGCTTGCCGAGCCGTAACCTTCCTCCGCTATCTTGTTGGCTGCCTGTATGAGCCTGCGGAGAACGGCCAGCTTTCGCACGATTTCAGCGTAGTGTACGGCGTGCGCCACCGAGGGGACCTGACTGGTGAGCTCGGTTAGATAGGAGGTTCCGCCGATCTTTTCGAGGTCTCCGGAGGAGCGAAGCGCATCGACGAGAGTAACCAGATCGATAGGATCGCCGCGGTCGCTCATGGTGAGCATCACGTCGAAGAGAAGCTGGTGGCCGGAGCGGTAGAAGTCTTCCTTGTCGAGGATTTCGACTACGGGCGAGAGGATTTCGTTGTTCAGCAGAATCGCCCCAAGGGTCGCGCACTCCGCCTCGATATTGTGGGGCGGAACCTTCAGATAGGAGACCGCGGCGTTACTTTGCACGTCCATGGGGCTTTCGGGAAATAAGGGGCGGAGGTGTTACCCCCCGCCCCGTTGACTTCTTACTTTTCTTCGGTGACCGTTACCTTGATGTTCGAGCGTATTCCACCATCGAGCTTGATTGCAACATCAAACTCACCGACGTGCTTGATGGGGTTCTCGATGTGGATCTGCTTGCGGCTGACCGCGACGTAACCCTTGTCGTGGATGGCTTTCTCCAGATCCAGGGGGGTGACGGAGCCGAAGATGCGGCTGCCGTCGGCGGTCTTGCGGGCGAAGGAGAGGGAGATGCCGGACAGTTCTTTGGCAAGAGCCTCGGCCTGATCGGTAACGCGGCGTCTCTTCGCTTCGAGGGCCTTTTTCTGATGGGTGATGGCGTTCACCTTCTTGGTGTCGGCGATGGAAGCCATACCCTGGGGGATCAGGAAATTTCTACCGTAACCATCCTTTACCGTGACGATGTCGCCGACGGTGCCGAGGTTTTCAACGGATTCGAGAAGGATAATTTTCATCGGTTCTTCTCCTTTGGAATAGAACTCGTATAACTCGTTATAACTTTAGTTTCAATTTACAGCCGGGGGAACGATTCTGGAGCGGAAATCCGCCCACAGGTCGAAAGCCCC
This genomic interval from bacterium contains the following:
- the dnaB gene encoding replicative DNA helicase, with translation MDVQSNAAVSYLKVPPHNIEAECATLGAILLNNEILSPVVEILDKEDFYRSGHQLLFDVMLTMSDRGDPIDLVTLVDALRSSGDLEKIGGTSYLTELTSQVPSVAHAVHYAEIVRKLAVLRRLIQAANKIAEEGYGSASDVEEYIDRSEQAILDVASKEMGSSLPTMKELVKGSLKKLEELHSRKEMITGVPTGFYELDDLLAGLQPSDLIIVAGRPGMGKTSFVLNVAQHASGKENHAVAFFSLEMSRDQLVMRLMSSEARINSQNLRRGMLSDEDWPKLSRAAGVLAESPIFIDDTPAISTYELRARARRLFKEHKIKLVIVDYLQLMRAKGKYDMREQEISEISRSLKALAKELNIPVIALSQLNRSVESRPDKRPLISDLRESGAIEQDADVIMFVYREEIYARSEIKKKGGDGDVPDDIKGKAEIIIGKQRNGPTGTVELRFDGNYTRFQNLDKYHDY
- a CDS encoding 50S ribosomal protein L9 — its product is MKIILLESVENLGTVGDIVTVKDGYGRNFLIPQGMASIADTKKVNAITHQKKALEAKRRRVTDQAEALAKELSGISLSFARKTADGSRIFGSVTPLDLEKAIHDKGYVAVSRKQIHIENPIKHVGEFDVAIKLDGGIRSNIKVTVTEEK